CTGTGGATGCGTCACGTCACCGGCCACCAGGCCAAGGGCTGCCCCGGCGTGGCCGTACAGCCGCGCTGAGCGCTCCGACCGCTGCGACCGCGCTGAGCGCTGCGACCGCGCTGAGCGCTCCGACCGCGCTGAGCGTCCGACCGCTCCGACCGCTCCGAGTGGAGAAGGCGGAAAGCGGGGAAAGCGGGGAGCCGGGAGAACGGCCGCCGGGCGATGGTCCGATCGGTGGCGCCGGTGTTGCCCCGGCCGGGTGACGGCTCCGGCCGGTCGCCGGTGGCCGGAGCACCGCGGGTGGTGCGGTGGGGGTGGTCGGTGTCCCGCACCGCCCGGTCCCGATCGGCCCCCGTCGCGACCACCCCGCCCCGAGGAGCACCCATGCCGCTGCCCCGTCCGCGCCTTCGCCCGCTGCTCGCCGTACTGGCCGCCGCCTCGGTGCTCGGCCTGGCACCCCTCCCCGCCCAGGCGCGTCCGGCGCAGGACGAGAACCGGCTGCAACGGCGCCTGGCGGAGCTGGTCGGCAGGGCGGACGGCCCGCCCGGCGTCATCGCCGTGCTCCGGTACGGTTCGCACCGCGAGGTCCTGCACGCGGGCGTCGCCGAGGTGGGGAGCGCTCGGCCGCCGCAGCCGACCGACCACATGCGGATCGCCAGCGCGGCCAAGGCCTTCAGCGGAGCGGTGGCGCTCGGGCTGGTCGACAGCGGATTGCTCGGACTGGACGACACCCTGGCCGAGCGCCTGCCCGCGCTGCCCGCGGCTTGGGGGTCGGTGACGTTGCGTCAACTGCTCAACCACACCAGCGGGCTGCCGGACTACAGTGCGGCGCCGGAGTTTCGTGCGATCATCCAGGCCGACCCGCACCACCGCTTCGACTCCCGCTGCCTCCTCGACTTCGTCGCCGGCCAGGATCTTGAGTTCGCCCCGGGCTCCCGCTACGCCTACTCCAACTCGGACAACATCGCGGTCGCCCTGATGGCGGAGGCCGCCACCGGCCGCCGCTACGAGGACCTGCTGCGCACGGAGGTGTACCGGCCGCTCGGGCTGACCGGGACCACCCTTCCCCAGGGCTACCGGCTGCCCCGGCCCTACCTGCACGGCTACGCCGTCCAGCCGCCGGACGCGCCCGAGGACGTCAGCACGCTCTTCGGGGCCTCCGGCGCCTGGGCCTCCGGCGGGATCGTCTCCACCCCGGACGACCTGGGCAGGTTCATGGGCGCGTACGCCGGGGGCCGCCTGATCGCTCCGGCCGTCCGCAGGCAGCAACTCACCTTCGTCGACGGCGCCTCGGAGCCCGCCGGGCCGGGCCGCAACGAGGCCGGACTGGCGATCTTCCGCTACACCACCAGGTGCGGCGTGGTCTACGGCCACACCGGCAACACCGCCGGCTACACGCAGCTGGCGGTCGGCACCCCGGACGGCAGCCGCTCACTGGCCTTCTCCGTCACCTCGCAGGTCAACCAGAGCGGAACCCCGGACCTGCTGGCCGAACTCCGGTCCGTCCAGGAGGACTTCGTCTGCGCGCTGCTGAACGACTGAGGTCGCCCGTCGGTCGTCGCTCCGGCCGGACGGGGACACTCCGGCGCACCGGCGCGGTCGGCCGGCCCCCTCGCCGAGGGGGCCGGCCGACCGGGAGGACGGACGGTCAGGAGGTCGGCGGCATCAGGACGGTGTCGACGATGTAGACGGTGGCGTTCGCGGTGTGGACGTTGCCGCAGAGCACCTTGGCGTTGCTGTTGACGGTGAAGTCCTGGCCGGACCCGGTGACCATGACGTCGCCGCCCTCCAGGGTCTTGTGGGTGCCGGCCAGGGCGGCGGGCGCCAGGCTGTCGGGGGTGACGTGGTACGTGAGGATCTTGGTGAGCATGGCCTTGTCCGCCAGCACCTTGTCCAGGGTCTCCTTCGGGAGCTTGGCGAAGGCGTCGTTGGTCGGGGCGAACACCGTCACGCCCTTGGCCGAGTTGAGCGTGTCGACCAGGCCCGCCGCCTTCACCGCCGTCACGAGGGTGGACAGCAGCGGGTTGTTGGAGGCGGCGGTGGCCACCGGGTCCTGCGCCATGCCGCTGAAGCTGCCCGAGCCGTCCTTCGGCACGGCGGAACAGGCGGCACCGAAGGGGGCGTCCATGGCGGCGGCGCTCGGCGAGGACATGGCGGGGGAGGCGCTGGTCGCGGCCGGGGCCGACGAGGCGGCCTTGGCACTCGACGAGGAGGAGTCGCCACTGCTCCCGCAGGCCGTGAGACCGAGCGAGAGAGCGCCGACGGCGAGCACGACGGCGACGGTGCGGGTACGGGTGGTGGTCACGGACATGGTGGGTCTGCTCCTGGGGATCGCCGGTTCCGGGCATGGCGGTGCCGTGGCCCGGGCTCGGGTGAAGGTTCCCGCCGGACCGTTGAGTCGGTGGGCGGGTGGGTCGGTGGGTCGGTGGGTCGGTGGGTCGGTGAGTCGGTGGATCGGTCGAGTGGCAGAAGGGGTGTCGGACGGGTGGTCAGGTGACGGTGACCACGGTGCTGTGCCAGCCCGTGGATCCGCTCGGGTACGGAGTGACGCGCGCCTCGGGCTGCACGGCCCCGGTGGCATCGGTGGCGCGGACCTGGAGGGTGTGGGTGCCGGGGCGGGCGCCCTTCCAGTCGTAACTCCACTGGCGCCAGAGATCGGGCCCGGCGTCAGTGGCCAGGGTGGCCTCGGCCCATGGACCGTCGTCCACCCGGATCTCCACCGCGGCGATCCCGCGATGGGTGGCCCAGGCGGTACCGGCCACGCCGACGGTTCCGGCGGGCACCCGGGCGAACCCGGACGGCACCTCGATCCGGGAGGCGGTGCGCACCACACCCGCCCGGTCCCAGCCGCGCTCGACCCAGTAGGGGTCGTACGCGGCGAAGGTGGTGACCTCCAGGTCCACCAGCCACTTGGTGGCCGAGGTGTACCCGTAGAAGCCGGGCACCACCGTGCGGCAGGGGAAGCCGTGCGCGATGGGCAGCGTCTCGCCGTTCATCGCGACGGCGAGCAGCCCCCGGCGACCGTCGAGCACACCGTCCAGCGGAGTGCCGATGGTCATCCCGTCCTTCGAGCGGCCGACCAGCTGGTCGGCGCCCGCCCGTACGCCGGCCTCGCGCAGCAGCGCGGGGAGCGAGGCGCCCAACCAGCGGGT
The sequence above is drawn from the Kitasatospora sp. NBC_00315 genome and encodes:
- a CDS encoding fasciclin domain-containing protein: MSVTTTRTRTVAVVLAVGALSLGLTACGSSGDSSSSSAKAASSAPAATSASPAMSSPSAAAMDAPFGAACSAVPKDGSGSFSGMAQDPVATAASNNPLLSTLVTAVKAAGLVDTLNSAKGVTVFAPTNDAFAKLPKETLDKVLADKAMLTKILTYHVTPDSLAPAALAGTHKTLEGGDVMVTGSGQDFTVNSNAKVLCGNVHTANATVYIVDTVLMPPTS
- a CDS encoding serine hydrolase domain-containing protein, producing the protein MPLPRPRLRPLLAVLAAASVLGLAPLPAQARPAQDENRLQRRLAELVGRADGPPGVIAVLRYGSHREVLHAGVAEVGSARPPQPTDHMRIASAAKAFSGAVALGLVDSGLLGLDDTLAERLPALPAAWGSVTLRQLLNHTSGLPDYSAAPEFRAIIQADPHHRFDSRCLLDFVAGQDLEFAPGSRYAYSNSDNIAVALMAEAATGRRYEDLLRTEVYRPLGLTGTTLPQGYRLPRPYLHGYAVQPPDAPEDVSTLFGASGAWASGGIVSTPDDLGRFMGAYAGGRLIAPAVRRQQLTFVDGASEPAGPGRNEAGLAIFRYTTRCGVVYGHTGNTAGYTQLAVGTPDGSRSLAFSVTSQVNQSGTPDLLAELRSVQEDFVCALLND